From Treponema primitia ZAS-1, a single genomic window includes:
- a CDS encoding extracellular solute-binding protein, producing the protein MKKTILAIFIAAVMVLSACQGKSSASGGGSGKVTLELMHFQTIETIAESTEVKGYHAMKDKYIAEHPDIKVNESILQQIDYQTKIMALAAADEMPDIFFTKGSWVQNFYDNNLMADLTGKINPADYRDGVFLPVTRNGKIYGSPIQLVMTSLIFYNEKMFNDIGYDHFPTTWDELVDANTKFKAKGMTTIALGNKDRWPYESCILSALGDRFTGNDWTQSIILNDGKAKFTDPAFVTALRYSQQMASMFNVNFNEINNNQADALYCTGKAASTIEGMWAISYILQNADPDVLANTKIAILPSVPGQKGAVNATSGGAGWAQSINAKLTGAKLDAAIEYMKQTTGTEYSQFIMDDSGLLGPIDVPVKGKSSLPALSQFYLDFTGTLSYVPVYDILMDGAVIDVMNSKLQELLAGTATPEAVAAAIQAEQDKIQ; encoded by the coding sequence ATGAAAAAGACAATTTTGGCAATTTTTATCGCCGCAGTGATGGTTTTATCCGCCTGTCAGGGTAAATCATCGGCTTCCGGTGGAGGCAGCGGCAAGGTTACCCTGGAACTGATGCATTTCCAGACCATCGAAACGATTGCGGAAAGCACCGAAGTCAAGGGATATCATGCAATGAAGGACAAATACATTGCTGAACACCCGGATATCAAGGTCAACGAGTCCATACTGCAGCAGATTGACTATCAGACCAAGATAATGGCCCTGGCAGCGGCGGATGAAATGCCGGATATCTTCTTTACCAAAGGATCCTGGGTACAAAACTTCTATGACAATAACCTAATGGCGGATCTTACCGGAAAAATCAATCCCGCCGATTATCGTGACGGAGTTTTCCTTCCCGTTACCCGGAATGGTAAAATATACGGCAGCCCCATACAGTTGGTTATGACCTCCCTGATATTCTACAATGAAAAAATGTTCAATGATATCGGATATGATCATTTCCCCACCACTTGGGATGAACTGGTGGACGCCAATACTAAGTTCAAGGCCAAGGGCATGACCACCATCGCCCTGGGTAATAAGGACCGGTGGCCCTACGAATCCTGTATCCTTTCCGCCCTGGGGGATCGCTTCACCGGCAATGACTGGACCCAGTCCATCATCCTCAACGATGGCAAGGCCAAATTCACGGATCCGGCATTCGTAACCGCCCTGCGGTACAGCCAGCAAATGGCCTCCATGTTCAATGTCAACTTTAATGAGATTAACAATAACCAGGCGGACGCCCTTTACTGCACCGGAAAGGCCGCTTCCACCATAGAGGGTATGTGGGCTATTTCGTACATTTTGCAGAATGCGGATCCCGATGTGCTCGCCAATACCAAGATCGCCATACTCCCCTCCGTTCCCGGTCAAAAGGGCGCGGTTAACGCCACTTCCGGCGGTGCGGGATGGGCCCAGAGCATTAATGCCAAGCTTACCGGGGCCAAGCTTGATGCGGCCATCGAGTACATGAAACAGACCACCGGTACCGAATACAGCCAGTTTATCATGGACGATTCCGGTCTTTTAGGGCCCATTGACGTTCCCGTAAAGGGCAAGTCATCCCTGCCGGCCCTATCCCAGTTCTATCTTGACTTTACCGGTACCCTTAGCTATGTTCCCGTCTACGATATCCTTATGGATGGCGCCGTTATTGATGTGATGAACTCCAAGCTTCAGGAACTGTTAGCAGGAACCGCTACTCCCGAAGCCGTCGCTGCCGCTATCCAGGCAGAGCAGGACAAGATTCAATAA
- the fusA gene encoding elongation factor G, with protein MLKTMRNIGIMAHIDAGKTTTTERILYYTGKSHRIGEVDDGEAIMDWMEQEQERGITIQSAATTTYWKRNGQQFQINIIDTPGHVDFTAEVERSLRVLDGAVAIFDAVRGVEPQTETVWRQAERYNVPCIGYVNKMDRVGADFFQVLEDVQAKLGAKTVALQIPIGKESTFEGIIDLVEMRELRWDAATDGETIIPSPIADERVALAAEWREKLIDTLSAFSEGITDKYLAGEEIEPELIRKELRQAVLNRSLLPMFAGASRRNIAVQPVIDAVVDFLPAPDEVAPAAGHHLKKEEDVLVPCDPNGLPLGLVFKIQNDREAGSLCYVRMYSGALKPGTAIFNVGKKKRERANRILRMHSNKSEPMDELSAGDIGVIIGMKLAQTGDTIGSEGWPVVLEKMDFPEPVISVSIEPRTMSEMDKLREILGLLSKEDPTFTTKDNPETGQLIISGMGELHLDVLVTRIIKEYNLNAKVGNPQVTYRESITRTVEHEEQFSKLMAGKENAATLRFKVEPLPSGSGNSYTNAVKQRDVPEQIFEAVERGVGGAFSSGIVLGYPCIDVGVTLTGLEYSELTGTEFAYEACANRGVYEACREGAPILLEPIMAVDLVSPKEFVGDVMSLITQRGGQVLSMDSKIGSDEVKALAPMAKMFGFMTSLRSVSQGRATFTMLFSRFEKKSER; from the coding sequence ATGCTTAAAACTATGCGTAATATCGGCATCATGGCCCATATCGACGCCGGAAAAACCACTACCACCGAGCGGATACTTTACTATACCGGTAAGAGTCATAGGATAGGCGAGGTTGATGACGGCGAAGCCATCATGGACTGGATGGAGCAGGAACAGGAACGGGGCATTACCATACAAAGCGCCGCCACCACCACCTACTGGAAGCGGAATGGGCAGCAGTTTCAGATAAACATCATCGATACCCCGGGGCACGTGGATTTTACCGCCGAGGTGGAACGTTCCCTGCGGGTGCTGGACGGCGCGGTGGCGATTTTTGACGCCGTCCGGGGGGTGGAGCCCCAGACCGAGACCGTATGGCGCCAAGCGGAGCGCTATAATGTGCCCTGCATAGGGTATGTAAATAAGATGGATAGGGTAGGGGCCGATTTTTTCCAGGTCCTGGAGGATGTCCAGGCAAAACTGGGCGCTAAAACCGTGGCCCTCCAGATACCCATTGGCAAGGAAAGTACCTTTGAGGGGATCATCGACCTGGTGGAGATGCGGGAACTCCGCTGGGACGCCGCCACCGACGGCGAGACCATCATCCCTTCCCCCATTGCGGACGAACGGGTTGCCCTGGCCGCGGAATGGCGGGAAAAGCTTATCGACACCCTTTCGGCGTTTTCCGAAGGGATTACCGATAAGTACCTGGCCGGGGAAGAAATTGAACCGGAACTTATCCGTAAGGAGCTTCGGCAGGCGGTGCTGAACCGGTCCCTGCTGCCCATGTTTGCCGGCGCTTCACGGCGTAATATCGCTGTCCAGCCGGTGATAGACGCGGTGGTGGACTTCCTCCCGGCGCCGGATGAGGTTGCCCCTGCGGCGGGGCATCACCTTAAAAAAGAAGAGGATGTGCTGGTACCCTGTGATCCCAATGGGCTGCCCCTGGGCTTGGTCTTTAAGATACAGAACGATAGGGAGGCGGGGAGCCTCTGTTATGTGCGCATGTATTCCGGGGCGCTCAAGCCCGGTACGGCGATATTCAATGTGGGGAAGAAGAAACGGGAACGGGCCAACCGTATACTCCGTATGCACTCCAACAAGTCCGAGCCCATGGACGAACTTTCCGCCGGGGACATTGGGGTGATTATCGGCATGAAGCTGGCCCAGACCGGGGACACCATCGGGAGCGAAGGCTGGCCGGTGGTACTGGAAAAGATGGATTTCCCCGAGCCGGTAATTTCGGTTTCCATTGAACCCAGGACCATGTCGGAGATGGATAAGCTCCGGGAAATTCTGGGTCTCCTCTCCAAGGAGGACCCTACTTTTACCACCAAGGATAATCCGGAGACGGGGCAGCTGATCATCTCCGGCATGGGGGAACTCCACCTGGATGTGCTGGTTACCCGGATCATCAAGGAGTACAACCTCAACGCAAAGGTGGGGAACCCCCAGGTTACCTACCGGGAATCGATTACCCGGACGGTGGAGCATGAGGAGCAGTTCTCCAAACTTATGGCGGGTAAAGAAAACGCAGCGACACTGCGCTTTAAGGTTGAGCCCCTCCCTTCGGGCTCGGGAAACAGCTACACCAACGCTGTTAAACAGCGGGATGTTCCGGAGCAGATCTTCGAAGCGGTGGAACGGGGTGTAGGGGGCGCATTTTCTTCCGGCATAGTCCTGGGCTATCCCTGTATAGACGTGGGGGTTACCCTGACGGGGCTTGAGTACTCGGAGCTTACCGGTACGGAGTTTGCCTACGAGGCCTGCGCCAACCGGGGGGTCTACGAAGCCTGCCGGGAAGGGGCGCCCATACTCCTGGAACCGATCATGGCGGTGGACCTCGTTTCCCCCAAGGAATTTGTGGGTGATGTGATGAGCCTGATAACCCAGCGGGGAGGCCAGGTCCTGAGCATGGATTCCAAGATTGGTTCCGATGAGGTGAAGGCCCTGGCGCCCATGGCGAAAATGTTCGGTTTTATGACATCCCTCAGATCCGTAAGCCAGGGCCGGGCCACCTTTACCATGCTGTTCTCCCGGTTTGAAAAAAAGTCCGAGCGCTAG
- a CDS encoding ParB N-terminal domain-containing protein, which produces MNEIIVKKRIRKEMGNIPSLAESMKHFGQMSPIVLNSRNQLIAGGRRLEAARYLGWRTINAVVMDISDNLSKLEYEVEENLQRQNFTPEEITQAAKKINKLRNPGFFRRILNAIIRFFKMLFRIES; this is translated from the coding sequence TTGAATGAAATTATTGTAAAAAAACGGATACGGAAAGAAATGGGAAATATCCCCTCCCTGGCGGAGAGTATGAAACACTTTGGCCAGATGAGCCCAATCGTACTTAACAGCCGCAATCAGCTCATCGCCGGAGGCAGGCGGCTTGAAGCAGCGCGGTACCTGGGGTGGAGAACCATCAATGCCGTGGTAATGGATATCAGTGATAACCTTTCAAAGCTGGAATACGAGGTTGAGGAAAATCTTCAGCGCCAAAATTTTACTCCCGAAGAAATCACCCAGGCTGCAAAAAAGATAAACAAACTCCGCAACCCCGGATTCTTCCGGCGCATCTTGAATGCAATTATCAGATTCTTTAAAATGCTTTTCAGAATAGAAAGCTGA
- a CDS encoding penicillin-binding protein 1A has translation MRSYVLIRIFAALTILAAVVIGVSLGLSLAETNNIKNQENFVEFAPALPTKIMDINGELITEFSADEKREMVSLSELPRHLIYAVLAREDPDFYNHKGFSIRGIARAAMGKLIGQSLGGGSTITQQVAGTLYTDRTEYSYTRKIRELWWSLQMERRYTKNEILEIYLNYMYMGPGTYGVEAASKYFFGHSAREITLAEAAILVIQLSSPSRYNPLDNPNVARDRQRSVLDRMIEFGYTTREEADASFNAYWDNYDYTRASTSAYYSREDAAPWFSEYVRRELDTMMYGAMDYYRDGYTVLTTLDLRHQAAAAKFMEQGLAKANKEYSRSSSNRLTEAERTYVPVVDMLSLFFDLGDIHASSEAQNKQKALSRYTKTLNPVADMAALMFGIQDLKVMTASAFAELKTNTEKNVVEGALVSIENETGYITALIGGSKYDESNQLIRATQGNIQPGSSFKPLYYSAAIDSRIFTPTSLIYDLPIVFHNEDGTPYIPLNFRGEWKGSVLLYDALANSMNVPSLKVLDAIGFDAAIDRAAALLDIHDPAVIRRTFPRVYPLGLGIISAAPLQMARAFAVFANQGRDVSPIAIRAVEDRNGRVVLDTEREVRLRQRRMGSDIQVISPQNAYVMTSMLKKTVEMGTLYAPSEWGAKFSFRDEQDKRFRMPMAGKTGTPQNWSDAWTVGYSPYYTTAIWFGFDKPGNSLGVNLTGSTLAGPVWADFMREIHQGLPLKDFVKPSTGIIDVTVCTKSGLLKTPGCPGDVTMPFLEGTQPTRYCDLHDGTAARANQVNLEGMRLDTMLMDSNTLLGELKLPELRLDLLPPELQRPEPVNRPASNRSGNRTNPRTTPAASSRPPSPARETPESSRSSPIISDEEFGLELPDYNPLLD, from the coding sequence ATGAGATCCTACGTCCTAATCCGTATTTTCGCCGCCCTAACAATCCTAGCCGCAGTAGTAATCGGTGTCAGCCTAGGCCTCTCCCTGGCGGAAACCAACAACATCAAGAACCAGGAAAATTTTGTCGAATTTGCCCCCGCCCTGCCCACCAAGATCATGGATATCAACGGGGAACTGATTACCGAATTTTCTGCGGATGAAAAACGGGAGATGGTTTCCCTGAGTGAACTGCCCCGGCACCTGATCTATGCGGTCCTGGCGCGGGAGGATCCGGATTTTTATAACCATAAGGGCTTCAGTATCCGGGGTATCGCCCGGGCCGCCATGGGAAAACTTATCGGCCAGTCCCTGGGGGGGGGGTCCACCATAACCCAGCAGGTGGCGGGGACCCTGTACACCGACCGTACCGAATACTCCTATACCCGGAAAATCCGGGAACTCTGGTGGTCCCTCCAGATGGAGCGGCGGTATACCAAAAACGAAATCCTCGAAATCTACCTTAATTATATGTATATGGGGCCCGGAACCTACGGAGTGGAGGCGGCAAGCAAATACTTCTTTGGCCACAGCGCCCGGGAAATTACCCTGGCGGAGGCGGCAATTTTAGTGATCCAGCTTTCCAGCCCGTCACGGTACAACCCCCTGGATAACCCCAATGTTGCCCGGGACCGTCAGCGTTCGGTGCTGGACCGGATGATAGAGTTTGGCTATACCACCCGGGAAGAGGCGGACGCCTCCTTCAACGCCTATTGGGATAACTACGATTATACCCGGGCTTCAACATCCGCCTACTATAGCCGGGAAGACGCCGCCCCCTGGTTCAGTGAATATGTCCGCCGGGAACTGGATACCATGATGTACGGCGCCATGGACTACTACCGGGACGGCTATACGGTGCTCACCACCCTGGACCTGCGTCACCAGGCGGCGGCGGCTAAGTTTATGGAACAGGGGCTGGCAAAGGCGAATAAGGAGTATTCCCGGTCCAGTTCCAACCGGCTCACGGAAGCGGAACGGACCTATGTACCGGTAGTCGATATGCTTTCCCTCTTCTTTGACCTGGGCGATATCCACGCTTCCTCGGAAGCCCAGAATAAACAGAAAGCCCTCTCCCGGTATACAAAGACCCTTAATCCGGTGGCGGATATGGCCGCCCTCATGTTTGGCATCCAGGACCTCAAGGTCATGACCGCCAGCGCCTTTGCGGAGCTTAAAACCAACACCGAAAAAAATGTGGTGGAAGGCGCCCTGGTTTCCATCGAAAATGAAACCGGCTACATCACCGCCCTTATCGGCGGTTCCAAATACGACGAGTCCAACCAGCTTATCCGGGCAACCCAGGGAAATATCCAGCCGGGAAGTTCCTTCAAGCCCCTGTATTACTCTGCGGCCATCGATTCCCGGATCTTTACCCCCACCTCTTTGATCTACGATCTGCCCATCGTGTTCCATAACGAGGACGGTACCCCCTATATCCCCCTGAATTTCCGGGGTGAATGGAAGGGCTCGGTATTACTCTACGACGCCCTGGCTAATTCCATGAACGTACCTTCCCTAAAGGTGCTGGACGCCATTGGCTTCGACGCCGCCATAGATAGGGCGGCAGCCCTGTTGGATATACACGATCCCGCGGTAATACGGCGGACCTTCCCCCGGGTCTATCCCCTGGGGCTGGGCATCATCTCCGCGGCGCCCCTGCAAATGGCCCGGGCCTTTGCGGTTTTCGCCAACCAGGGCCGGGATGTGTCTCCCATCGCCATCCGCGCGGTGGAGGACCGGAATGGCCGGGTCGTCTTGGATACGGAGCGGGAAGTACGGCTCCGGCAGCGGCGTATGGGCAGCGATATTCAGGTTATCAGCCCCCAGAACGCCTATGTGATGACCAGTATGCTGAAAAAAACCGTGGAAATGGGGACCCTCTACGCCCCCTCCGAATGGGGGGCAAAGTTTAGCTTCCGGGACGAACAGGACAAACGGTTCCGTATGCCCATGGCGGGAAAAACCGGTACCCCCCAAAACTGGTCCGACGCCTGGACCGTGGGCTACTCCCCCTACTATACCACCGCCATCTGGTTCGGCTTCGACAAACCCGGCAACTCCCTGGGGGTAAACCTTACGGGGTCCACCCTGGCAGGTCCGGTCTGGGCGGACTTTATGCGGGAGATCCACCAGGGCCTGCCCCTCAAGGACTTTGTCAAACCCTCCACGGGGATCATCGACGTAACGGTCTGCACCAAGTCGGGGCTGTTGAAAACGCCGGGCTGTCCCGGGGATGTAACCATGCCATTTCTGGAGGGAACCCAGCCGACCCGGTACTGCGATCTGCACGATGGTACCGCCGCCAGGGCCAATCAGGTAAATCTGGAAGGGATGCGTTTGGATACCATGCTCATGGACAGCAATACCCTGCTGGGGGAACTGAAGCTGCCGGAACTGCGTCTGGATCTGCTGCCGCCGGAACTGCAGCGGCCGGAACCGGTAAACCGGCCTGCCTCGAATCGCAGCGGAAACCGTACCAATCCCCGGACAACACCGGCCGCATCTTCCCGTCCACCATCCCCGGCGCGGGAAACTCCGGAGTCTTCCCGGAGCAGCCCCATCATCTCGGATGAGGAATTCGGTCTGGAACTTCCGGATTATAATCCCCTGCTCGATTAA
- a CDS encoding ATP-binding protein, which translates to MKKIIDSLNVALGNLFSRLGLGMRAKLIILFVIIKVIPLVLLTIMAWGQAVALGKELNHRTQELTVQANEALVKTGDMAVEDSVSALNNLATAQIERTSTDMARRVADFLYERDRDILYASGIEPNPAAFRYFVDNKLGNLIKKGDWELAEDGKSWVPRETPRPEKTVVSSIKENEASFHYRPPDSFAAEQRPLYLEMTYVDLAGNELIKVTTSPRMDPTLKNVADRRNTYVKAETYFAELKNLKPGEIYVSDVIGAYVRSHLIGMYTPENTAARGLDFQPEEEAYAGKENPNGKRFQGIIRWATPVVRNGRITGYVTLALDHDHIMEFTDHTTPMNERYIELPSAFDGNYAFIWDYKCRSISHPRHHSIVGFNPETGESEVPWLEESIYQSWLTSGLSYTEFIKDQPTFVDQSRTKKPAAELTALGLVGLDGRYLNNAPQCTGWFDLTSEGGSGSFLILWSGLWKLTTAATIPYYTGHYGESKRGFGFVAIGAGFEDFQRPALDTKEVLDGVIADADRNLAGAAAETGRAIAANLLDTTVKLVVSAGLMIILVVLIAIWIASIFTGSITSIIKGISTFRSGERQFRFNARTKDEIGTLMDSFDDMAESLVASEKDALVITRMDGAIMYANDIGLTTMKRAFSDIQGKPYAHISIYPPDSPYDPIIALHNNREADVLYLPDTNQYVRGGAAYLTDKGGNNIGYIITTTDVTEIVEEQKRIEEQKILLDTIFSASPDLIWYKDIEGRYLAVNPRFAAATNKTTDEIVGAAEEDVFRPENLANIREQNRKVIESRRPQYSEEHLIFADGHEEIVDMVRTPIFDGDKNPVGILGFARDVSARVAIENKLRQTQIDLEQAVIDANAANRHKGDFLARMSHEIRTPMNAIIGMTGIVKKKLSDGEAAADEIQANLRQIETSSQHLLGLLNDILDFSKIEAGKIELSDEAVDLKKLVRTVETIIKPRCDEKNITFDIRLELSPPASFRLDPLRLRQVLINLLGNAVKFTPEGGTIEFSITEKEKQAGKTLLEFTVRDNGIGISKEAQQSLFKPFEQASAQTSKKYGGTGLGLAISKSIVQLFGGDITLQSAEGQGSAFSFSLSFPDEAAQAEEELSLQNTENRLADKRALLVDDVEINRIIAVNLFEFTGLSFDEAEDGLMAVKKFRESAEYYYDIIYMDVQMPNMDGYEATAAIRAMDRADAKTIPIVALTANAFKDDIDRAIASGMNAHLAKPLEMDKCIEVSFRLLGLK; encoded by the coding sequence ATGAAAAAAATAATCGACTCCCTTAATGTAGCTTTGGGAAATCTTTTTTCCAGGCTTGGCTTAGGCATGCGGGCAAAGTTGATTATTCTTTTTGTTATTATCAAAGTTATTCCCCTGGTATTGCTCACCATCATGGCATGGGGGCAGGCAGTGGCGTTGGGGAAAGAGCTAAACCACCGCACCCAGGAATTAACCGTCCAGGCCAATGAAGCCCTGGTAAAAACCGGGGATATGGCGGTGGAAGATTCGGTAAGCGCCCTGAATAACCTGGCCACAGCCCAGATAGAACGGACCAGCACCGACATGGCCCGCCGGGTAGCGGATTTTCTCTACGAACGGGATAGGGATATTCTTTACGCTTCGGGGATTGAACCAAACCCGGCTGCGTTCCGTTATTTTGTTGACAACAAGCTGGGGAATCTGATAAAAAAGGGGGACTGGGAACTGGCGGAGGATGGTAAATCCTGGGTTCCCAGGGAAACTCCCCGTCCGGAGAAAACAGTCGTTTCCTCAATCAAAGAAAACGAGGCCAGCTTCCACTACCGGCCCCCCGACAGCTTTGCTGCCGAGCAGCGGCCCCTCTACCTGGAAATGACCTATGTGGATCTTGCGGGTAATGAGCTCATCAAGGTAACCACTTCCCCCCGGATGGATCCTACCCTGAAAAATGTGGCGGACCGCCGGAATACCTATGTAAAGGCGGAAACCTATTTTGCGGAGCTCAAGAACCTTAAACCCGGGGAGATCTACGTATCCGATGTGATCGGCGCCTATGTCCGCTCCCATTTGATCGGCATGTATACTCCGGAGAACACCGCAGCGCGGGGCCTGGATTTCCAGCCCGAAGAGGAAGCCTACGCGGGGAAGGAAAACCCCAATGGCAAACGCTTCCAGGGTATTATACGCTGGGCAACACCGGTGGTGCGGAACGGCCGTATCACCGGCTATGTAACCCTGGCGCTGGATCATGATCACATTATGGAATTTACGGATCATACCACCCCCATGAACGAGCGGTACATAGAGTTGCCCAGCGCCTTCGACGGTAACTACGCCTTCATCTGGGATTATAAGTGCCGCAGCATCAGCCATCCCCGGCATCATTCCATCGTGGGCTTCAATCCCGAAACCGGGGAAAGTGAAGTTCCCTGGCTGGAGGAAAGCATCTACCAGTCCTGGTTAACAAGCGGTTTATCCTACACCGAATTTATCAAGGACCAGCCCACTTTCGTAGATCAATCCCGGACCAAAAAACCCGCAGCGGAACTAACCGCCCTGGGCTTGGTAGGCCTGGACGGCCGCTATCTTAACAATGCCCCCCAGTGTACGGGCTGGTTCGATCTGACCAGCGAAGGGGGCTCCGGTTCCTTCCTCATACTCTGGAGCGGACTCTGGAAACTTACCACCGCCGCCACCATCCCCTACTATACGGGCCATTACGGGGAATCCAAACGGGGCTTTGGCTTTGTTGCCATAGGCGCCGGGTTCGAAGATTTCCAACGCCCTGCCCTGGATACCAAGGAAGTTTTGGACGGGGTTATCGCCGATGCGGATCGGAACCTCGCCGGCGCTGCTGCGGAAACCGGCAGAGCCATCGCGGCAAACCTCCTGGATACCACCGTAAAACTGGTGGTATCCGCGGGGCTCATGATCATCCTGGTGGTCCTTATCGCCATATGGATAGCGTCAATTTTTACCGGGAGTATCACCAGTATTATTAAGGGCATATCCACATTCCGTTCCGGAGAACGGCAGTTCCGGTTCAATGCCCGGACGAAGGATGAAATCGGTACCCTGATGGATTCCTTCGACGATATGGCGGAAAGCCTCGTGGCCAGCGAGAAGGATGCCCTGGTAATAACCCGCATGGACGGCGCCATCATGTATGCAAATGATATAGGCCTTACAACCATGAAAAGAGCGTTTTCCGATATCCAGGGGAAGCCCTACGCCCATATCAGCATCTATCCCCCGGATTCACCCTACGATCCCATTATCGCCCTCCACAACAACCGGGAAGCGGATGTTCTGTACCTGCCTGATACGAACCAGTACGTCCGGGGAGGCGCCGCCTATCTAACCGATAAGGGCGGAAATAATATCGGCTATATCATCACCACCACCGATGTTACCGAGATTGTGGAGGAACAGAAGCGGATCGAGGAACAAAAGATCCTATTGGACACCATTTTCTCCGCCTCCCCGGATCTTATCTGGTATAAGGATATTGAGGGCCGGTACCTGGCGGTGAATCCCCGGTTTGCCGCCGCAACGAATAAAACTACTGACGAGATAGTGGGGGCCGCCGAGGAGGACGTATTCCGTCCGGAAAACCTGGCAAATATCCGGGAACAGAACCGCAAGGTCATTGAATCCCGCAGACCCCAATATTCGGAAGAACATCTTATTTTTGCGGACGGCCATGAGGAAATTGTGGACATGGTACGCACCCCCATCTTCGACGGCGATAAAAATCCGGTGGGGATCCTGGGTTTTGCCCGGGATGTTTCGGCCCGGGTAGCCATTGAAAACAAATTGCGCCAGACCCAGATTGATCTTGAACAGGCGGTGATAGACGCCAATGCGGCGAACCGGCATAAGGGAGATTTTCTTGCGCGGATGAGCCACGAGATCCGTACCCCCATGAACGCCATCATCGGCATGACGGGAATTGTAAAAAAGAAACTCAGCGATGGTGAAGCCGCCGCAGATGAGATCCAGGCAAACCTTCGGCAGATCGAAACATCCTCCCAGCACCTTTTGGGACTCCTCAACGATATTCTGGATTTTTCAAAAATCGAGGCCGGCAAAATCGAACTGTCCGATGAGGCGGTGGACCTAAAAAAACTGGTCCGTACCGTAGAAACCATCATCAAGCCCCGGTGCGACGAAAAAAATATTACCTTTGATATCCGCTTAGAGCTTAGTCCGCCGGCATCCTTCAGGCTTGATCCCCTGCGGCTGCGCCAGGTATTGATAAACCTCCTGGGCAATGCGGTTAAATTTACCCCCGAGGGTGGGACAATAGAATTCAGTATTACTGAAAAGGAAAAGCAGGCGGGAAAAACCCTGCTGGAGTTCACGGTCCGGGATAACGGAATCGGCATATCCAAAGAAGCCCAGCAGTCCCTGTTTAAGCCCTTTGAACAGGCCTCGGCACAGACATCCAAAAAATACGGCGGAACCGGCCTGGGCTTAGCGATTAGTAAAAGTATTGTGCAGCTCTTTGGGGGGGATATTACCCTGCAAAGCGCCGAAGGACAGGGGAGCGCCTTTAGTTTCAGCCTCTCCTTCCCCGACGAGGCAGCCCAGGCTGAGGAAGAGCTCAGTCTGCAGAACACCGAGAACCGCCTTGCGGACAAACGGGCCCTCCTGGTGGACGACGTGGAGATAAACCGTATCATCGCCGTAAACCTGTTTGAATTTACCGGCTTGAGTTTTGACGAAGCGGAAGACGGCCTTATGGCGGTAAAAAAATTCCGGGAATCGGCGGAGTATTACTACGACATCATTTATATGGATGTACAGATGCCCAACATGGACGGCTATGAGGCCACCGCCGCCATCCGCGCCATGGACAGGGCGGATGCCAAAACCATACCCATCGTAGCCCTAACCGCCAATGCCTTTAAGGATGATATCGACCGGGCCATCGCCAGCGGCATGAACGCCCATCTTGCAAAGCCCCTGGAAATGGATAAGTGTATCGAAGTAAGCTTCCGGCTCCTTGGCCTTAAGTAG
- a CDS encoding carbohydrate ABC transporter permease, which yields MAVKYRTGPSKIVMAAYLLPSLILFLFVVIAPIFAAGYFSTFRWPGGKKMSPVGIQNYIDMLHDSIFWHSFGNNLYITVFCLIGQIGFAFLFACLLNTKGLKAKGFHRVVSYFPVTLSAVVVGFTWTMIYDYSYGILNFLLKLIHREDLVRGWLSETSTIMAVVSIPLIWQYIGLYLVIILAAMTSISSEVLEMAEIDGANGFQKAVHIILPLIRGTLIISVMLCISGNMRVFDHIYAMTRGGPGYASSVMAQYAYNVSFMQMNMGYGSTLSIGILVISTALVAASRALLTWLSRKGAVE from the coding sequence ATGGCGGTGAAATATCGGACCGGCCCGTCCAAGATTGTTATGGCGGCATATCTGCTGCCCAGCTTGATACTTTTCTTATTTGTGGTTATAGCGCCCATTTTTGCGGCTGGTTATTTCAGTACCTTTAGATGGCCCGGGGGGAAAAAGATGAGCCCCGTTGGCATTCAAAACTATATTGATATGCTGCACGATTCCATCTTCTGGCATTCCTTTGGGAATAACCTGTATATCACGGTGTTTTGTCTCATAGGGCAGATAGGCTTTGCCTTTCTCTTTGCCTGTCTTCTCAATACCAAGGGGCTTAAAGCCAAGGGCTTCCACCGGGTTGTCAGTTATTTTCCGGTAACCCTTTCCGCCGTCGTTGTAGGGTTTACCTGGACCATGATCTACGATTACAGCTATGGGATACTGAATTTCCTATTAAAGCTAATCCATCGGGAAGACCTTGTACGCGGATGGCTGTCTGAAACCTCGACCATCATGGCCGTGGTCAGCATTCCCCTGATTTGGCAATATATCGGTCTGTATCTGGTTATTATCCTTGCGGCCATGACCTCCATTTCCTCCGAAGTTTTAGAGATGGCTGAAATTGACGGCGCCAACGGGTTTCAAAAGGCGGTCCATATCATTTTGCCCCTCATACGGGGAACCCTTATTATCAGTGTCATGCTCTGTATATCCGGTAATATGCGTGTTTTCGATCATATTTATGCGATGACCCGGGGCGGGCCGGGGTATGCGTCAAGCGTTATGGCCCAGTACGCGTATAATGTTTCCTTTATGCAAATGAATATGGGGTATGGGTCCACCCTCAGTATTGGCATCCTGGTTATCAGCACCGCCCTGGTGGCTGCATCCCGGGCTCTTTTAACCTGGCTTAGTAGAAAGGGGGCTGTAGAATGA